The sequence below is a genomic window from Verrucomicrobiota bacterium.
TCTTCAGCGCGTGGCCGAACAACAACGCCGCCCGCAGCCTGCTCTCCATCAACCAGACCAACCTCGCCGCGTGGTCCGCGGTGCTCTCGGCGGCCATCGTCCTCTCCAACAACGTCACCGCCGCCACCGGCCCGTTCACCCCGCCCAGCGCGAGCGCGATCGTCGCCAACCCCGCCGGCGTGGACACCAACGTCCATTACATCTTCCACGGCATCCAGCAGCGCCGGATGCAGATGACGAACTTCTCGCGCCTCGGCGACGTCCTCTCCGTGCCCGAGCTCACCACGATTTCACCCTACCTCAACCTCTTCAACGGGGACATCAACCGCACGTTCGGCTCGCTCACGAACGTGCGGCCGCAGCTCATCAACTCGCTGACCTACGAGCAGATGTATTCGCTCACGGACGCCATCTACGAACGCATCCCGCAGCAGATTCTCGGATTGCTCACGGTCGAGGACTCGCCGCGGTTTGTCATTTACGCGTGGGGGCAATCGCTCCGGCCCGCGGACCGTTCGGCGGTGGTCGCGCCGGGGCCGTTCTTCGGGATGATCACCAACTACACGATTTCCGCCGAGTATGCGTTGCGCGCCGTGGTGCGCGTCGAAAACCTCCCGACGCTCCGCATGGCGCCGCCCATCGGTGGCCCGCGGGTGATCGTCGAGAGCTTCCGGCAGTTGCCAAACGAATAGCGCGGGAAGACTTGCGAATGGGCACGATGCGCAAAGCGATGATGACGCGGGACACCGGGAAGGGAGACCGCGCGGCAGCGGCGTCGCCGTGCTTTTGCCCAGACCGCTCCGGAATCGCCTGTATTGGCGCGGTCCAACAAAACTCCCAAACTGTGAACAGCCTCCGGCCAACCGCTTGAGCCGCGTATGAACTGGCGCCCACGAACCTGGATGATCATCAGCCTGCTGTGCTTCGCGGCGGCGTGGGTCTTCTGGCACCTCGGCGAGCGGCGGCGCGCGGGCGGTTCGCCCCCACCGGCCACCGCGCCCAAGTCCGAGTCCACGCCTTCGCGCTGGTCCTCGTGGCTGCCGGGCACGCGCAGCTTCAAATCCGCCCCCGCCGATCCCCGCCACAAGCCGTTCGCGCTCATCGCCTCGGGCGCCGATCCGCGCTTCCCGTTCCGGCTTTCGAACACGACCCGGCAGGGCGACGCCATCTTTCGCAGCGAAACCGCAATCCTCCTGCGGCACGCGCACTACGACACCGCGGACGGCCCGCTGCCCGCGATTCCGGCGCACCTCCGCGCCGGCCCGAACCCGGGCAGTTACATTGTGCAGGTTCGCGGCGTGATCGACGTTCCCTTCCGCGATGCCCTCCACGCCTCGGGCGCGGCCATCGTCAGCTACATTCCGAACAACGCGTATCTCGTCGTCGCCACGCCCGACAGCGCGGCGCAGATCGCGCGGGACCCGCGCACGCAGGCGGTGCTGCCGTTCGAGCCCTACTACAAGCTCAGCAGCAGCCTCATCGGCGACGCCGTCAACCGCGTCTCGCAGGCGCCCGACCGCGAATTGAACATCGTGCTTTTTCCCGGCGGGCGGCCGCGCGTCGACGCGCAGCTTGCCGCGCTTGGCGCCGAGACGCTGGCCGAGCAGCGGTCGCCGTTCGGCCCCGTGTTGACGGTCCGCGCCGGCGGCGAGAGCTTCATCACGCTCGCGCAGATGCCGGAAGTGCAGTTGGTCGAGCTGAGCAAGCGGCGCGTGCTGATGAACGACCTCGCGCGCACGCGCGTCGGCGTGTCGAGCAACTCCATCGCGCCCGCAAACTTCCTCGGCCTCACCGGCACGGGCATCCGGATTGCGATCAATGATTCAGGCGTTCAGGGAACGCATGGAGATTTGGCGGGCCGGATCATCATTGACGGAGGCAACCCCGGCGCAAACGCGGACGGGACCGGCCACGGCACGCACGTGGCGGGAACCGTCGCCGGTTCGGGTGCTGGTTCCGGGGGCGTCACCGTCACGAATGGCACTATTCTCGCAGCCCAAGTCCGCGGCATGGCGCACGCGGCGCGGCTGTATCCGCAGAACATCCTTGGCCTCATCACCGACGAGCAGCTCCAGACCAACGCGGCGCGGACCAACATCATCATTTCCTGCAATGCGTGGGGCCGGACCATCTACGAATACGACATCAGCTCGGCGAGCTGGGACGCCGCGACGCGCGACGCGTGGCAGCAGTTGCCGGGCGACCAGCAGACGACCTACGTCTTCTCGGCGGGCAACGATGGCAATGGCAACGCCGGCGGCTTCGGAGGCGTGCAGTCGTCGATCACCTCTCCCGGCAACGCCAAAAACGTGATCACGGTCGGCGCCATCGAGCAGGAGCGGCTGATCATTTCGACCAACGGCTTCCTCGACGGCGGCGCCGACTCGCGCGATCAGGTGGCTGACTTTTCGAGCCGCGGCAATGTCGGTCCCGGCGTCGAGGGCCCGTTCGGGCGGTTCAAGCCGGACGTGGTCGCGCCCGGCACGTTCGTCCTTTCCTGCAAGGAGAGCTCGTTCGTGAATCCGTTCCCGCAGCTCGCCGCGCTCGACGCGGCCATGAACCCCTCGGGCACCTACCGCTTCGAGTCGGGCACGAGCATGGCCGCGGCCGTGGTGTCCGGCATGCTCGCGCTCATGCAGCAGTATTTTACGGCCGCACCGTATTCGCGGACGAACAGCCCCGCGCTGAACAAGGCGCTGCTGATCAACGGCACCCGGTCCGTGAACGGTTCCTACAACCGGCAGGTGAACAACCAGCTCAACTATCAGGGCTGGGGTCTCGTGCAGTTCACCAACAGCATCCCGAGCAACAACGTCGCTTCGAGCGCGATTCAGTTCGTGGACCAAAGCCCGACGAACGCCGTTGCGACGGGCGACGTGCGCGTCTACCGCGTCACGATAAACAATCCGACAGCATCGCTTCAGACCAACTTCCCGCTCCGGGTCTCGCTTGTCTGGACCGACCCGCCGGGCAATCCGGCCGCCGGACCGAAGCTGGTCAACGACCTGGACCTCGTGGTTTCCAACTCGGTCTCCGGCACGAACATCTTCGTTTACGAGGGCAACAACATCGCGGGGAGCGACTTCACCTCGGTTTCGACGCCGGGATCGGCCCGCGTGAGCGACATTCTCAACAACGTCGAGAACGTGTTCATCCAGGCGCCGCTTCCGGCGAACGTTTTCGACATCTACGTCATCGGCCGCCGCGTCAACGTGAACGCCGTCACCGGCAACACCAACGGCATCGTGCAGGACTTCGCCCTCGTGGTCTCGACGGATTATCCGAACAGCATCGCGCTCGCGCAGCAGCTGTCCTTCGTGACCAACACCACGCTGCTCAATGTCACCAACGGGCTGCCGCTCATCGACCAGCGCGTGGGGGCCAACTTCCAGACGTCCAATGTTCCAAACGGACTCTTCACGAGCGTCGGCTCCACCAACCAGTGGCGGTTCTACGTGTTCAGCAACCTGTTCATCCCGGCGTTCACCAACATCACCACCAACTTCTTCGTCGGCACGACCAATTTCTTCACCAACGTCGTGCGCGTCCCGATCACCAACGGCTCGAACGTCGCCTTCTCCCTCGTCCTCCCCCCGAACCTCTCCCGGCCGCGGCGCAGCGCCGAGGCGGACATTGACCTTTACGTGACCCGCGGCGACCCGACGCTCACGAACCTCTCGCCGACCGTCATCAGCAACTGCCTCCGTGGCGCGCCCGGCTACTTTGCCTCCACCAACCGCGGCGGCAGCGAGTCGATCATCTTCAGCCCCGCGACTCCCGCCGACGTGTTCTACATTGGCGTGAAATCGGAGGACCAGCAGGGCGCCTCGTTCGCCCTCAGTGTCATCTCGACCGACCAGCCCTTCGCGAGCACCAACGCAAACGGGGGCATCACCGTGAACTTCTTCCCCGTGCCGATGGACATCCCCGACGGCTCGCCGGACTCGCCGAGCGGCATCACGCTCTTCGGCATCTGCCCGACCGCCACGAACATCAGTTCCATTCGGATTACGAATGTGCTCGTCCACGAAAACCTTGGCGACCTCGTGGGGCGGCTCGGGCACAACGGCATCTACGTCACGCTCAACAACCATTCCATCGGTTTGAACACCGCGGGCGGTTACGTCACGAACACGCTCGTTTACGACGACTACCTGAACCCCACCGACGGGCCGGAGTTCATCACCGACTTCGTGGGGCAGAACGCCATCGGGCTGTGGACGCTGACCTTTGTGGACAGCGCGCTGGAGCACACCGGGCGCGTGGACCGCGTGAACTTCACGCTCAGTCCCAGCACGAACCAGTTCACCAACACCGTCACGCTCTTCTCCAACCAGTGCACGGTTCAATTCGTGGACGTCCCGGTCGGTGCCACCAACCTCATCATCAACGTGCAGCAGGTCAGCTCGTCCGGGACGAGCGTGGACTTCTTCGTCGGCTACGGCTACACGCCGACGGCGCAAAGCAATGACTTCAGCCGCCTCGGCGTCACGACGAACTTCACCTACAACATCAACACTCTCAGTTCACCGCCGCTCCGGCCGGGGGTTTGGTTTGTCCAAATCTGCAATACCACGCCAAACACCAATCAGGTCACGATCAGCTTTACCCTGGAGTTCGACTATTCCACGACCACGACCATCACCTACGACGCCCGCGCGCCAACCGTCCTGCTGGACGACTACCGCACGAATGTCTACATCACCAATCTCGACAATCGCGTCATTACCGGCGTCGAGGTCGGCATGGAGATTGATACCCCGATGGGTTCGGACTACGCCGTGTATTTGGTGAGCCCGGCGCTGCGCAAGGTCCTGCTCTTCGAGAATCGCGGCGGCACCAACGGCGGCATCTTCGCCAACTTCACCGAGGACACCAACAAGGTGACCGTCGTCATCACCAACCTCGCGCCCGTCGGCTACCAGACGTTTCCGACGATCGTGCCGATCAAATGGATCCGGCCGCCGTTCACGAACCTCCTCTCGCCGCCGCAGTTCGTGAACAGCAACCTGCACAGCTACGGGCTCTCATCGAGCGACAGCGCCTTCGGCATGGCGTTCCTTGGAAACCAGCTTGTCATCGCCGGCCAGCTCACCAACGGCCAGCCTTACAGCGACGGCCAGTATGTCGCCTACCGGACGCCGGTGACGAACAACGCGGTGTCGCGCCTCTCGTTCACCAACTGGCCCGGCCCGCTCGGCGGCCTGCGCAACGGCGATTCGTCGTTCGGGTCCGCCGCCATCACCACCGAGGGGATGTTCCTCGCCGGAGTCACGCGGGATTATTTCCCGACGCCGCAGACACCGAGCGGCGGCGCCAGCCCGGACATCTACGACCTCGACACCGGGTGCACCAACGGCACGCTCACCATCACCTACCAGTTCTTCACCGTGCCCGACCAGATGACGGTCTATTACCAGGGCGTGCTGCTCACGAACACGGGCTTTGTCAGCAACGGGCCGGCCAGTGGGCCGTTCCCGCCGCAGACGTTCAGCATCAACTACGCGGGCTCGAACTCGTTCGTCCGCATCATCATGAACGAGTTCAGCGGCAACACCGGGACCGCGTGGAACTACAGCGTGTCCGTGAGTTGCGCCACGTTCCCGCTGTATTCGTGGGCGACGGTCGCCGGCTTGAACGGCTCTCCCGGCTACGTGGACGCCGCGGGAGCGGCGGCGCGGTTCACGAGCCCCGGCGGCGTCGCGCTGGACACCACGGGGCTCGCCTACATCGCCGACACACTCAACCACCGGCTCCGCAACATGACCACCGTCGGCAACGTCACTTTTCTCGCGGGCACGGGCGTGCCGGGATTCTTCGATGGCCCGGTGGGCGTCGCGATGTTCAACACGCCGCGCGGTCTGGTGGTCAGCAACAACGCCGCGGTGTTCGTGGCCGACGAACTCAACCACCGCATCCGTCGCGTCTCGGGCGGCGCGGTCTCGACCTTCGCGGGTTCGACCGCTGGCTTTGCGAACGGACCGGCAGCGGCGGCACAATTCCAAAGTCCCTACGACGTGAAGTTTGACGCCGCGGGCAATGCCTACGTCGCCGACTCCGGCAACCGGCGCATCCGGATGATCGACACCGCCGGCAACGTGACCACCTACGCGGGCACCGGCGCCGCGGGTTCCGCGAACGGCCCGCGCCTGACCGCGACCTTCACGACGCCGCGCGCCATTGCCATCGACGTAGCGGGCAACATGTATGTGGCCGACACCGTGGCGAACAATGTCCGGCGCATCAGCGCGGCGGGCATCGTGACCACGCTTGCCGGCGGCTTCAACTCGCCCGAGGGAATCACCGTGGACCTCACGGGCACGGTCTTCGTGTCCGACACCGGGGGGCACGTCATCAAGAAAGTCACGCCGGGCGGCCTCGTCTCGATCATCGGCGGCAGCGGCGTGCCGGGCGATGCGCCGGGCGTGGGGACCGCGGCCACGTTCAACCTGCCGCGCGGGATCGCCATCCGCCCGGACGGCAACCTCGTCATCGCAAACTCCGGCGCCCACACCATCCGCGAGTCCGTGAACACCGTCAGCCCCAACCGCGAGAAGGCGGTGGTGCTGAACTATCCGAACTCCGGTCCCGTCGTCGGTGGCGCGGCCGGCAACGGCGGTGCCTGGGTGAGCCGCATCGTCACCAACAACGTCTTCGGCGTCGACCGCGACGACCGGTTCAACGCCGTGCTCACGCAGAACGAGAACGGGACGAACTACATTTATGTGACCGGCGCCTCCGGCAACATTCCCGGCACGAACAAGTTCTTCATGTCCAAGGCGCGCACGAACGGCGCCGGAATCTGGATCGCGCAGGACAACCCCGCGGCGTTGCCGCAGTTCTCGGCCACGAACCGCTTCCACAGTTTCGGCATGGCGCTCGCGAGCCTTTACACCACGAACATCGTCGCCGTGGGTTACACCAACGGCGCTCTCAGCGTGGACTTCCCGTATCTCGTGATCGTCTCGACCAACGGCACCGTGAACCTCGGCCGCACCAACCCGGCCGCCGGCCGCTACCACGGCGTCACCGTTCTGAATTCCAACATCTTCGCGGTCGGCACGTCCTCGACCAACACGGGCGGCTCGAACATCGTGGACAAATACACGCTCAACGGCACCTTCGTCGACCGCCTCTCCGTCAAACTCTCCCCGCTTCAGAACGACACGCTCTTCGGCGTGACCGGCGCGGGCTGCTCCGGCCGGCTCTACGCCGTCGGCGTGCGGTCCAACGCGGTCGGCACTTCGGACGGCATCCTGCTCGAGATCAACCCCGGCCTGACGGCGACTGCGGGAACAATGTCCATCCTTACGACGAACATCGTGAGCGTGACCGGCAATCCCGCAAACGCAGCCACCGCGGTCACGACCGATGGCAACGACCTTTACGTGACCGGCCACACTTACAACGGCAGCGAGCGCGACATGTTCCTGTTCCGTTACCGCATCAAGAACTGGTATCAACCCGAGGAGTCCCTGCGGCAGTTCATCGGCGACACGACGCGCGTCACCAACGGCGCCGTCATCAACGGCGCGTGGTCGCTGGAGATTTGGGACAACCGCATCAGCAACGCGCTGCCGGTTCCGCCGCGCGTGATGTGCTGGAATCTCACCTTCAGCTACGCGCCTGTCGGCACACCCGCGGGTTTGGTCGTCTCGGGCGGCGTCATCACCCCGCTGCTGCTTTCCACGGGGCCGCAATATCTCTCGGTGCAGACTCCGGGCGTGGCGTCGCGCGCGACAAACACCATCACCGCGAGCGGCCCGGTGACGGTCGTTTACAATCTCAACGGCGTTCCAGTGCCCGGTGCGAACGGCAACGTGACGCTGCAAACCTTCACGAACGGCGGGACATTCGTGCTCGGGACGGGAGGCGTGGCATCCTTCAAGGCCGGGCAGCGTTACTACCTCGGGATTCTCCCCGGCGAAGGCGCGTCGACCGGAACGATCAAGGTGAACTTCGACCAGGAAGGGCTGCCGCCCGTGCCCTCGCTCGGCAACGGGATCTTGACTTCCGGTTCGCTCGTGAACGGGGCGGGCATGGATTACTGGCAATTCAACGTCCCTCCGGGCGCGTCGGCCACGCTGTTCGAACTCACGCCGGCGGGCGGGAACCTGGACCTCTACGTGCGCAAGGCCAACACGGGCTTCCCACCCTCCGCGCAACTCGACACGACGCAGTTTGACTACCGCAGCATCAACCTCGGAACCCGCACCGACCAGATCCTGCTCGTGCCAGGCACGGGCTTCGTCCCGCTCTCCTCCGGTGTCTGGTATGTCGGCGTCGGCAACGCGGACTCGCGGCCCGTCGCCTACAACCTGCGCGCGACAAGTTACGGCGGCACACCCTACAGTGTGGTGCCGGTGGTCACCGGCGTTGCTTCCGCGGGCACCACGCCGCCGGGCAACGCGCCAAGCACGATGTTCAAGCTCACGGTTCCCGCCGGCACGCCATCAGCGCTCTTCCAAGTCACCAGCCTGACTGGCGGCGGCGATCTGATCGTCCGGCGCGGTGCGTATCCCACGCGATCGACGAACGACTTTTTCAGCACGTTGCCCGGCACGGCGCTCGAGACGGTCGTCGTCCGGACGAATGCAACCGTGGCGGGCCTCGGCGGCGACTGGTTCTTCGGCGTCCTGAACAACGACCCGTATCACATCAACTACTCCGTGCTCGCGCGGCTGCCAACGAACGGACTGCTTGTAAGCGCTGCGCCCATCGTGCTGCCGAACGCCGCCCCGCCGCCCGTGCTGTTGACGAACCGCCACTTCGGCCTCGATGTCGGCACGTTGCCCGGTGAGAAATACCGCGTCGAATACACCACCAACTTCATCAACTGGATTGCGCTTGGCACTTACGTTTCCCCGGCGAACGGTTCGCTCTCCTTCGTCCACACCAACGCCCTGACCAACCGCACCCTCTACTACCGCATCCTGCAGGTGCCGTAACCCCGGTTGTTCCGCGGTGAACCCTTGCCGACGCGGAGAGCTTCCGATAGCTTCCCGCGCATGGACAACCCGCTGCCCCAATTGCCACCGCAGATTCCCACGCCGCCCCCCTCCGCGCCTGCCGCGCCGCCCCGCGCGACTACTCCCGCCCCGCCGCCGCGCAAGGGTGGCCGCGGCTGGATGATCCTCTCGCTGTTCCTCGGCGCGATCCTGCTGCTGACCTGGATCGCCAGCCTCCTCAGCATGTTCACGGGCATGGGCGGCGGCATCGCGCAGGTCGAGAACAAGATTTATGAGGTCCACGTCGTAAAGCCCTCGAAGGACCGCACGGACGACAAGATTGCGCTCATCGAGATCAACGGCGTCATCATGAGCCTCGGCGGCGGTGCGCATGACCCCGTCACGCTCATCAAGGACCAGCTCCGCCTCGCCTCAAAGGATGACGATGTGAAGGCCGTGATCCTGAAAGTGGACTCGCCCGGTGGCGAAGTGCTCGCATCCGACGACATCTACCGCGCGATCCGCGAGTTTCAGAAGGAGCACAAGAAGCCCGTCATCGCGTGCATGGGGTCGCTCGCGGCGTCCGGCGGCTACTACGTCAGCGCGCCGTGCCGCTGGATCGTCGCGAACGAACTCACGCTCACCGGCAGCATCGGCGTCATCATGCAAAGCATCAACTTCCGCGGCCTCATGGACAAGGTGGGCGTCGAACCGATGACGTTCAAAAGCGGCAAATTCAAGGACATGCTCAGCAGCACCAAAAAGCCCGAGGAAATCCTCCCCGAGGAAAAACGGATGCTTCAGACGCTCATCGACGAGGTTTACGGCAAGTTTCAGTCCATCGTCGAACAGGGCAGGGGCGAGGCGAAGACCGCGAACGGCTCCGACGGTCGCGCGCTCGTCGCCAACTGGAAGGATTTTGCCGACGGCCGCATCTTCTCCGGCAAGCAGGCCCTCGAACTCGGTTACGTCGACGAATTGGGCACGCTCGACACCGCGCTCGCCCGCGCCAGGAAAATCGCGGGCATCTCCGACGCCACGCTCATCAAGTATCAACCCCCGTTCGATTTCGGAAGCCTGTTCCGCCTGCTCGGCCAGAGCGAGGCCAAGTCCGTGAAAATCGACATCGGCATGGACGTTCCACGGCTCCAGCTCGGCCGCCTCTACTTCATTTCCACCTCGGTGATTCCGTGAGATGAAGGGCGTCACCGTCATCCACCACCCGCTCATCCGGCAAAATCTCTCTCGCCTTCGCGACGAGCGCACCGGGCCGCAGGAGTTCCGCCGGTTGCTCGGCGAGGTCGCGGCGCTGATGGTCTACGAGGCGACGCGCTCCTTCGCGCTGCGGGAAACCACCGTGCGCACGCCGCTCGCGCGGACCCGCGGCCACGAGCTCGAGCGCGAAGTGCTGCTCGTGCCCGTCTTGCGCGCGGGGCTCGGGATGCTCGAACCCATTCTGCAACTCATTCCGCACGCGCGCGTCGGGTTCATCGGTCTCAAGCGCGAAGAAACCACGCTTCACGCCGTCACCTACCACAAAAGTCTTCCGCGCCGGCTCGGCAATTTCGAGGTCATCCTTATGGACCCGATGCTCGCCACCGGTGGCAGCGCCGTCAGCGCCATGCAATTGCTTGCCGAGCGAGGGGCCCGCCACGCGCGGATGGTGAACCTGCTCGCGGCGCCCGAGGGCATCCGGGCCGTGCGGCGTCACTGCCCAAATCTGCCGATCTTCACGGCCGCCATTGACGAGCGATTGAACGAGCGCGGTTTCATCGTCCCCGGCCTTGGCGACGCCGGTGACCGGTTGTTTGGCGTGTAAGTCCGCCGCCCGCGGCGTGGCGATGCGGGATCTGAAGGGCGTTTCGACTTTGCCGGCGCGTTTCCAATCTCTCGCTTGCCAAACCACTCGCGAGGTCTAATCTCCGAACCCGTGCCCCGAGAGAATTTCCTGATGGTTTCAGACAGCGAGCGTGACGCGGACATGCTCTATGCCGTTGGGATGTTCGTGCCGGACGCCTTCATTTGCCTTCGCATCAACGGCCGCTGCCACATCGTGATGAGCGACCTGGAGATCGACCGCGCGCGCCGTGAAGCTCCGCATTGCCGCGTGCTCTCGTGGACGCACTACTCGAACCACCTTCACAAGGCGGGTGTTCGGAATGTCACCCATGCGCAGGTGATCAATGCCATCCTCCGCGAGCGCGGCCTGCGCAGCATTCAAGTGCCGGAGCAATTCCCCGTCGGCCTTGTGCGACGGCTGCGCGACCTCGGGCTGCGCGTCGGATTGATGAAAGGCCCCTGCTTCCCCGAGCGCCAGCACAAGCGCGCCGACGAGGTGAAGAAAATCTCCGCCGCGCTCATGATGGCCGAGGTGGGCCTGTCCGAGGCGCATCAAGCGTTGAAGAACGCCAAGGTCGGCCGCAACCGGCGGCTCCTCTACCACAACGTCCCGCTGACATCGGAGAAGCTCCGCTCGATCATCGACACGGCCATCATCCAGTCCGGCGGGTTGGCGGCCCACACCATCGTCGCGGGCGGACGCCAGTCCTGCGACCCGCACGAGCGGGGCCACGGCCCGCTCCGGGCCAACGAGCCCATCGTGGTGGACGTGTTTCCGCGATCGCAAAAAACGGGATACTTCGGCGACATCACCCGAACCTTCGTGAAGGGCCGTGCCGCGGAGCCGCTTCGGAAGCTGTATCACACGGTCGCGCTCGGTCAGGCGCTCGCGTTCAAGCAATTCAAAGCCGGCGCGCGCGGTGTCGAGGTCCACAAGTCGATCGAAGACTTTTTCACCCAGCAGGGCTACAAGACTTGCAGACACAACGGCCGGATGGAGGGATTCTTCCACGGCACCGGCCACGGGCTCGGCATGGAAATCCACGAGGCGCCGCGCGTCGCGCCGAACTCGCGGGACATCCTGTGCCGCGGGCACGTCGTCACGGTTGAGCCGGGGCTCTACTACCCCGAACTCGGCGGCGTGCGGTTGGAGGATGTCGCCCTCGTGACCGCGAATGGCGCGCGCAACCTGACGAAGTTCGAGAAAGTGCTCGAAGTGTGACGCGGCGTGTGCCGTGGCACGGGGCGACGGGCGTGCGGGTCGCATCAGCGGGCTTCCGCGGTTTGTTTCCGATGGATTTGTTTACGCGCCGGCTGGCATCCTGATAGCTTGATGGCCCGTGCGGCGGCGGGTTCGAGATCAAGAAGAAGCCGGTTTGCCGGAGATGGGCGAAACAAACCAGAATACAATTCCATTATACAGACATGACTTACATCCTGTTCATCCTCCCCGCACTGCTGCTCGCGCTCTACGCGCAATACAAGCTCTCGTCCACCTACGGCCGATACTCGAAAATCGGCTCGGCGGGCGGCATCACCGGTGCCGAGGCCGCAAGGGAAATCCTCGACCGCGCCGGGCTGTCAAGCGTGCCCGTTGAGGAAGTCCCCGGCCACCTGACGGACCACTACGATCCTTCGAAGAAGGCGCTGCGCCTCTCCTCCGAGAACTACCACGGCTCGTCGATCGCGGCGATTGGCGTTGCGGCGCACGAAGCCGGGCATGCGCTTCAGCACAAGCAGGCCTACTCGCTGTTCGAAGTCCGCATGGCGCTTGTGCCCGTGACGCAGTTCGCCACGCTGGCCTCGTTCGGCCTCTTCCTCGTCGGCATGTTC
It includes:
- the sppA gene encoding signal peptide peptidase SppA, giving the protein MDNPLPQLPPQIPTPPPSAPAAPPRATTPAPPPRKGGRGWMILSLFLGAILLLTWIASLLSMFTGMGGGIAQVENKIYEVHVVKPSKDRTDDKIALIEINGVIMSLGGGAHDPVTLIKDQLRLASKDDDVKAVILKVDSPGGEVLASDDIYRAIREFQKEHKKPVIACMGSLAASGGYYVSAPCRWIVANELTLTGSIGVIMQSINFRGLMDKVGVEPMTFKSGKFKDMLSSTKKPEEILPEEKRMLQTLIDEVYGKFQSIVEQGRGEAKTANGSDGRALVANWKDFADGRIFSGKQALELGYVDELGTLDTALARARKIAGISDATLIKYQPPFDFGSLFRLLGQSEAKSVKIDIGMDVPRLQLGRLYFISTSVIP
- a CDS encoding uracil phosphoribosyltransferase; this encodes MKGVTVIHHPLIRQNLSRLRDERTGPQEFRRLLGEVAALMVYEATRSFALRETTVRTPLARTRGHELEREVLLVPVLRAGLGMLEPILQLIPHARVGFIGLKREETTLHAVTYHKSLPRRLGNFEVILMDPMLATGGSAVSAMQLLAERGARHARMVNLLAAPEGIRAVRRHCPNLPIFTAAIDERLNERGFIVPGLGDAGDRLFGV
- a CDS encoding M24 family metallopeptidase, encoding MVSDSERDADMLYAVGMFVPDAFICLRINGRCHIVMSDLEIDRARREAPHCRVLSWTHYSNHLHKAGVRNVTHAQVINAILRERGLRSIQVPEQFPVGLVRRLRDLGLRVGLMKGPCFPERQHKRADEVKKISAALMMAEVGLSEAHQALKNAKVGRNRRLLYHNVPLTSEKLRSIIDTAIIQSGGLAAHTIVAGGRQSCDPHERGHGPLRANEPIVVDVFPRSQKTGYFGDITRTFVKGRAAEPLRKLYHTVALGQALAFKQFKAGARGVEVHKSIEDFFTQQGYKTCRHNGRMEGFFHGTGHGLGMEIHEAPRVAPNSRDILCRGHVVTVEPGLYYPELGGVRLEDVALVTANGARNLTKFEKVLEV
- a CDS encoding zinc metallopeptidase, translated to MTYILFILPALLLALYAQYKLSSTYGRYSKIGSAGGITGAEAAREILDRAGLSSVPVEEVPGHLTDHYDPSKKALRLSSENYHGSSIAAIGVAAHEAGHALQHKQAYSLFEVRMALVPVTQFATLASFGLFLVGMFIQMSNLILLGIVIYGILFAFQLVTLPVEYDASSRAKAELIRLGLVRDHERAGVSSVLSAAALTYVAAMVMALMQLLHWVLIFTHSRDRD